The following nucleotide sequence is from Paenibacillus odorifer.
CCAATCCTGGGTGCTGCTATTGTTATTGGCACGGGGTATTCCGTTCTGGGGTTGATGTTTATTCTACATGTGATTACATTGATTTTATCTTCAAGAGACCGTGAGTCTATCTACGGTTCAGTGCTAGGAATTATAACTTCTTTATTGGCATGGATTCCTTTTGTGGGCTGGTTCTTGCACTTAATTACTGGGATTCTGTTGATGGTGAGTGGAGGACAGAAGTCCCGTTATCCTTCGAACCATATCTATCCACAGTGATGTAAAATGACTTCAATACAGCCCAATTCGGACGTTTGTCCGGTTGGGCTGTATTCATGTTATAATGAGGGCACATTTTAGCAGTAAGCACAGAGAGGAGGCGCATCCATATGGAAATAACCGCACAAGAAGTAGCAGAATGGATGGTGAAGGAGATTCGTTTTACGGGTACCTTGCATCAGACGGCGGCGATTGAATATGTGAAAGAGAATTTTGGAGAACAATTTGTATTTGTGAATGAGAACGGCAATGCCTCACTCTCCAAAGAAGTGAAGAAAGCTTTCCGGAAACTCCATGGCGGGAGAATTGCTTGGGATCGAGACGGGTTCTTGTGGGCTTGGACCTAAGTTTGGCGCTTACAAAACATGTACAAACTGTTCAACTTATATAATTAGTTAAAAAACGGACCATGCATGTACTGCAATGGCCCGTCTTTTTGCATTCTTTTTAGTTAGATATATTCTGTCATTCCCTGTTCCTTTAGAAGCTCCACGATATCTTTGACTGACTGCGCTTTATCCTTGGGACAGATTAACAGTGCATCCCCAGTATCCGCAATGATGAACCCGTCTACACCAATGGTCGTGATAAGTCTGCCATTTCCATAAATGATTGAGTTATGGGTATCTATTCCCACATGATTTGCTTTTATAATGTTGCCTGCATCATCCGGAGGGAAGATTGAACCCAGTGCATCCCAGCTACCGATATCATTCCAGCCAAATTGTCCGGAAAGCACGACAACTTCATCAGAGCGTTCTAAAATGCCGTAATCAATCGAAATATTCTGAAGCGTTGGGTAGATGGCATTAATAACTTCCTCTTCCTGATCTGTACCCAAACAATCACTGATGGGCAGCATGGTTTTGTAGAGTCGAGGTAGATAACGTTTGAAATTATCAATAATGACAGAGGTCTGCCAAATAAAAATCCCACTATTCCATAGATAATTACCGGATGCCAGATAACTCTGTGCATTCTGAAAGTTTGGTTTCTCTACAAATTCATCTACATCATATACAGCCACTGGGCTTGTCGCAATCGGCGTCTTATCAAAGGCAATATAGCCGTAGCCAGTAGATGGGAAAGTAGGCTTGATTCCGATGGTTACTATTTTGTCTGACTCCATGGCAACAGTACAGGCTTCGTCTAGTGTAAGACGGAATTGTTCCTCATCCGTTATATAGTGATCGGAAGGAAGGACGACCATTAAAGAATTGCCATGAGACTTCTCTATAGATAATGCTGCAAAAAGAATGCTAGCGGCTGTATTTCGCGCCACAGGTTCAATTAGAATATTAGCTTTGAGAACGCTGCTGTGCATAATACTCTCCAACAATACTGCTTGGGTACGATTAGTAACGATAACTGTATTCTCCTGAGGAATAATCCCTTTGAAGCGTTCAATCGTATCGTTTAACATAATGTCGTTGCCACTAATGTTCAGCAGCTGCTTTGGGATTTCTTGTCTGGACAGGGGCCAAAACCGTGTTCCGCCCCCGCCGGCTAGGATCGTAGCATATTTATTCATGATGCATCACCAACCGGGCAATTGTGAAGGATATAATGCTCTCCGAGCCTTGGTTCAGGTTGAGCCCCGCGGCATGGATGCCGTCATAACAAGCACCAGTCTGCGGATCGATCAGAGGGATTCCCAAGGAATTATGCCCTAGATACCAGTTGTAGCATAATTCTGCTTGCGTAAGATAGGCGGGGTCCTCAAGAACAACAGCTGCTTCCCGGCAGGCCAGCAGCATCTCGCAGGCTTCAATGGGCTGTTCATCATAGGGTGCAGCCAGCCCATCACGCAGCAGCCAGCCATGGCTGCCGATCGGTTTATAGTAGCCTTTGCTGGAGAAGGTGGTTGAAGCTAGGAAATCCAGGCTTTCCTTGGCGGTCTCCCGCAGGTTTTTATTCCCGGAGATTAGGTAGGCCCGAAGCAGAGCCCAGGGCAGCATGGAATTGCCATAAGTGATGCTGTCCTCGAACCAATTCCAGCCGTGCCCCTTATAGCGGGTATATTGATTATGCAGCCGAACCGCAATATTTTCGATCAGACTCTCAATGGTTGCCCTTGGCAGAAAGGCGGCTTCTTCGGTCGTGTTTTCAGTATGCGGGTATGGAAAAGCATAACCTAATGGGCCGGGTGCTTCGGTAAGATAACTTAAGCCGATGATGGCATAGGCTCCGGCCCGAGGTGAGCCCAAGGCTTCCAGATGCGGCAGTGCCTGATTGATCAAATACCGGCAGGTATTCATCAGGTTGTCAGGCAGGGAAGCTGCATGCGACAAGGCGAACCCTAGTGCCCACAAGGTACGTCCCTGGCAATCTTCAGAACCTTTATCCTCTATAAAGGAGCGGTTATAATCCATGAAATTGCGAAAATTGCCGTCCGCTGTCTGGGAATGATAGATAAAAGAGATATACGTATGAATGAGATCGAGTGCCACGGCATCCCGGGAATTCTCGTACATTAAGACCGCAGCAATCAGGGCGCGGGCATTATCATCGGTAGTGTAGCCCTTTGAACGGTCCGGAACCCCAAACTTGGTATGCTGAAAGATTCCTGTATCGTCCGTGATTCTGCGCATATAGCCTGGTTTAGACTGTACTGTGGTGGAGGTTTCCATTAAATCACGCTCCGATCAGCTGACGCCGAGCTCTGGATATGGCTGTGGAACAAGGCGGCATAGATTTTGGCGATTTCGTTCCAGCGCATAGTGAGCCCGAGCTTCAACGTGCGGTCTTCCATCGTTTGCACCAGAGCAGGGCTGTTCAGCAAGCGCAAAATGCAGGCTTCCAAGGAAGCAGAATCATGAAAATCAGCCAGTAGACCGCGGCCTTCTGCCAGCATTTCCTGGGCGTAGCGGTAAGGGGTCGACACGATGACCCGGCCATAACCGACTCCGTAGGCCAGGGTGCCGCTGACGGCCTGATCCTTACCCAGATAAGGAGTCACATAGATATCTGACATGACCAAGGACTCTATTACTTCTTCTTGGGTCAGCAACTTATCGACGAATTGGACATTGTCCTGCAAGTCAAACATTTCTACGAGGTCCGTCAGTTTCTGGCGGTAAACTTCCCCGGATTCCAGCTTGACGACCGGATGGGTCTTGCCCCAGACAATGTAAAGTGCTTCGGGATGGCGCTTGACCACGCCGCGCATGGCTTCGATGCTGTATTCAATCCCTTTGCCGGGACTGAGGAAGCCGAAGGTGGAGAGGATCTTGCGGTCTGGATAACCGTATTGTGCTTTAAGGCTGGTGCGTGAGGCTGTGCTAACTTGAGGGACACCGTGATGGATGAATGTGATTTTGGAAACTGGGATCTCATAAATAGTAGATAAATCGGTAAGGGTTGATTCTGCCATCGTCACGACCTGCACGCTACGCTCGGCCAGACATCGGATGATCTGATGCTGCTTAGGGGAGGGCTTGGTCAACACTGTGTGAAAAACAACAACATACGGAATGTTCAAACGTTCGACAAAGGGGAGCAGGTATTCACCGCTTTCTCCGCCGTAGATGCCAAATTCATGTTGGATGACCAACAAATCGGTATCAGAATTGTTGAGGAAATCGGCCGTATCTATATAATCTGCGTAATTATGCTGGTCGATCTGCCGTATTACCTGCTGATCGTAAGCGTAGGTTTCATTGTTGTTTATGGCAATAATCCGGGGCGGGTTAAAGCCGGGAAGGTGGATAAGTTCATCTAGCAGATCCTGTGTGAACGTGGCGATACCGCACTCTCGCGGCAGACTGGTTCCCAGGAACACGATGTTGTGATTACGGACTGTATTTTTCATTCAAAGAGCCTCCCTAATGGTCTTGCGATTGGTCTGGATACAAAAAAAGAAAATAAAGAAGACTCTATTTTCTGAATAGGGAAAGGTATTTGGTTTTCTAAAATTAGAAATGTTGCAAATTATTTCCTAATCCAACTGTAACATGACCGTTTTATCTTGTCAATTCGATTGACGCCTTGGGGTTAGTACGGATATATTATTGGAGGAGGTGTATGAATGCCAGTCATACGCAGTAAACTGAGTGAGGTCATGGAGAGGCATGATCCGAAATTATCGATCCGCAAGCTTGCTAAAGAGATCAATTACCATTTTGATTCGGTACGCCGAATGTATAAGAATGAGATGGTGCAGTATCCAAGGGATCTGTTGCTAAAATTATGTGTATACTTTAATGTCCAGCCCGGCGAGCTGATTGCCATGGATGCGGAAGACAACGATTGGGTGATCGATCGTTCAAATGATTATGAGGAGGACGGCGATGACAAGGAACCCGGCACAGACAGCCACCTGTAAGCAGCTTCTGGATACATATCATGCCGGACGCGGTACAACCACTGTAAATAAATTGACGTTCACCGGTGTTGGGCACCGGGATGTCTATAATATAACCGCCCCGTTTATGTATAACGGGGAAGAGGTACTAATGGGAAGAGTTGAGGAACGGGACAGTGAGTTCTCTCAAGTCTTCTTTTTTACATGCCATGATGGGGTTTGGAGACCTCGTGCGCATACGCATACGTACAATTTACAGGACCCGTGCTGGACCCGGATCAGGGGGGAACTTATTGTGGGCGGGGTGGAAGTGATTACGGCAGCGGATGATCCGCATCGGATTATCTCCTGGGTGACCCAGTTCTACCGGGGTTATCACATCGATTCTTTGACCCACTTTTCTTCAGGCCCCGGCACGATGAAGGATATCCGGCTTATCGAGCTTGATAATGGCAGTGTAGGCGTATTTACCCGGCCGCAGGGCGAACGGGGTGGGCGAGGGCAGATTGGGTTCACAGTGATTCCTTCGCTGGACGAACTGAATGAGCAGACCTTCATTGATGCCGAGGTGCTACAGGATCAATTCGTGCCCGAAGAGTGGGGTGGAGCCAATGAAGCTCATCTGCTGCGGGGTGGGAAGGTGGGCGTGTTGGGCCACATTGCTTGCTTCGATAGCGCCGGAAACAAACACTATTATGCCATGGCTTTTTCGCTGAATCCTGAGACTTATAAGGCAACTCCGGTCAAAATAATAGCAGTCCGCAGTGATTTTCCGGCGGGCCCGGGCAAGCGCAAAGAACTGGAGGATGTCATCTTCAGCGGTGGCTTGAAACGTCTTGGAGGAGGCCGGGCGGTATTGTCTGTAGGGGTGAGTGACGCAGAAGCGTATCAGATTGAGATCGCGGACCCGTTTGACGAATATGAATCCTAGCGTTCTTTCAGTTGGTTTGACTAGATTATATGGTCATGTTACACTTAGTGTGACAAGAATTTATGGTCAAAGAGAGCGGGAAACCCAATGAATAAGTTTATTCAATTCAACACACGTAAGACTGACACCAAGTCCAACATCAATCAGGCGCGTAAGCAAGGACGTATTCCGGCTGTATTATATGGTATTGGTAAAGAGACTCTGACGTTGGAAGTGAATGAAAAAGAACTTCTGGACATTCTCAAAAAGAATCCGCGCGCAATTCTGCAAGGTAAGGTATCGGAAGATCTAGAGGTTCCGGTCGTGGTTCAGAACATTCAGAAGGATACCCTGTCCGGCAAAATTCTGCATATTGATTTTCAACATGTAAATATGAAAAAGAGCATGGACAGCAAGGTGACTATTCATTTTGCAGGTGAAGCCGTAGGTATTAAAGCAGGCGGTACGCTTCAGGTTGAAATTTATGAAGTGGAAGTTCGCTGTATGCCTGAAGATCTTCCTACCTCCATGGAAGTGGATATTAGCGGATTGGATATTGGCGACCAATTGCTTGTCTCTGACCTGATCTTTAAGGACGGGATTGAAGTGTTGACCGAACCGTCAACCGTAATGATCCAGATCAAGACCGTGCATGAAGAAGAGGAAGAAGAAGCGGTAGTAACTCCAGCCTAAACCTATATTTTTATTAAAAAAGCAAGTTTCCAGGGAAGAGGAAACTTGCTTTTTTTGCGTTGAATCATACAGGAACTTCTCGTTGGTCCTTTGCCATAGGGGAACTACATAACGGGCAGGGCTTTGAGGTTAAATGATCCTCAGCTCCGCCCGCTTTCATGCGTGTCCAGCCAGGACAGGTATTGCTGGTACAATTCCATACCGGAACGACATGAGTTCTTGTCGCAGTTGTGCGACTGGTAGGTAAGGGTCTTGTTGTCACTGTTCTGCTCACCGTAGTCGTTGCTGTGGAGGAAACGGCAGAGCGGAAGGCTGATAACATGAAGCGGGAGACCTCTGCTTTTTTGCCTCGATGCCTCGCAGGTGAACTGATAAATAGCTCTTCCCGGGCTCTAGTAACAGCTACGTAAGCCAGTCTTCGCTCCTCTTCCAGTGCAGCCAAGCTTGAACTACCACTATTTGCAGCGGCCAGCTTGCGGTCCTTGAGCCGGTCGCCCTCCAGTGCGGAGCTATGCGGAAGAATTCCTTCAGAGGCTCCAATCAAAAAGACCACAGGAAACTCTAAGCCCTTGGATTTGTGAATGGTCATAAGCGCGATCCGATTCCCTTGTTCTTTGGTGCTTGGCTGACGATTATGTTCATTACGTTCCGTAACATTATCTATGAAATCTAGAAAGGCAGGGATACTATCAAATCGCTCTGCAGACGATTCTAGTTCATCTAGCATTTCTTTTAACGTTTCGCGATGCAAGGTTGCTTGATGCCGCTCATTCGCTTCGATGAAATAATCATAGAATTGCGTGCGGATCTGGCGGATCGCTTGGACTGGGGTTAACTCGCGCATATTGCGAATTAGATCCAGCCGCTCTCTAAGCTTAGTGCCCTTGAAATCCTCCATGCCGGGCATGGACAACAGATGGATTAGTGGGCCTTGCTTTGGTTGTCTAGCTTCCATTTGCCGGATGTGATTCATACCTTTTTCACGGTTCATATATAGAGTAGGCAGGATGTTCTCCATAGCCGCAAAATTCCGCCGATTCACGGAGAGACGCATATGATCCACGACCGGGGAAATTAGCCAGTGTTCGTACAGTAATTGGCCTTCTCCATAATCAATATAGGGAATATCGCGTAAAAGAAGTAATTCCAGAACGGCCCGGTTGCTGCTGGACGCTCTATATAACATGGCGAAGTCGCTATATTCTCTTTTGCCGCTCGAAACCTCGTTTAAAATATGCTCAACCATCTGCTCAGCTTCCTCGTCTGCTGTCTGCGGACGCATATACCGGGGCTGACTCCCGCTGCCTTTGGCAGCTTGCAGGGTTTTGGAACGCCGGCGCGTATTGTGCCGGATAATACCGTTGCCGAGTCCGACTATAGCTGGACCAGAGCGGTAATTAATATCAAGTGTAATAACCCTTGCTCCCGGGTACAGCTTCTCGAATTCCAGAATGAATTCACTGCGTGCCCCGTTGAAGGAATAAATCGTCTGGTCATCGTCGCCAACTACCATCAGATTATGCTGCGGGTGAGCAATCATTTTGACTAACTCGTACTGCAAGGCATTTGTATCCTGGAACTCATCCACCATCACGTATAGATATCTCATCTGCAATTCCTGCAAAAGCGTTGGACGCTCCTTCAGCATCCGATAGGCGATTAAGAGGACATCATCGAAGTCGATTTTGAAATTGTCTAGTTTCCATTGTTCGTAGATTTCCAGAATGGATTTCATTTCTTTTTCAGCGGTGGTTCCTTCAGGCAAGCCTTCTACGGTACCCATGTTCATCTTGCAGGAAGAGAGCAGGGAGAGTAGCGTTTCCGGTGGATAGGCATCTTTAGGTAGCCCTAGCTCACGCATGATCTGTTTCAACAGGATGTGCTGGCGCCGCGTCTCACTGAAAATTTCTTGCTGCAATCCTTGTCTGCGCAAGAAAAATAAGAAAAAGGAATGAAAAGTACGGGCTTGCAGCCGCGCGACGTCCGCTGGGCCTACTCCCGGTAATAGGGCGATCCGCTCGCGCATTTCCGCCGCAGCTTTACTCGAAAAAGTCAGCAATAGCAGCTGACTTGGCGAGACGCCGCGCACGGACAACAAATAACCGGTTCTGCAGATCAGAACCGAGGTTTTGCCGGAGCCTGCGCCGGCCAGTGTTAGAAGCGGCCCTTTATGATGCCGTACCGCAGAAATCTGCGGACGGTTGAGCAGGATGCCGCCTTCTTCCAGCCTGCGGAAATAAGCGGAGTCCTCATCCTCTCGCTTCACCAGTTCTTGGCTTGTCTGCGCTGAGGCCACAGCCGCTTGCGGGATCCGCTCACCAGTAGCTCCCAGCGGGATAGTATGAAATAAAAGCTTATTCAATAGATTCACCTTCATTATTTCTGTATAGAGTAGTGATCTCAACAAACCTAGTTCTATGATGTTTGAGTTCATCTTAAAATGTGCCGAAAATTTAGCCAATCTACAATATACCATCCCAAGCTTTTTGCTGCACAGGAAAAGTGTTGGATATTGAGCCAGTAAAAATCTGGGGATTGTTGTGGGAGTGGGACACAACGGTGGTATAAATACCGTAGATAGGTAGGGTTGTAGCTGCGCGGGCGAAATGTACAGTATAAATCCCGTAGATTGGGTGGAATGTGGCTGCGCGGGTGAAATGTACGGTATAAATCCCGTAGATAGGCTGGAAAGTGGCTGCGTGGGCGGAATGTACGGTATAAATCCCGTAGATTGGGTGGAATGTGGCTGCGCGGGTGAAATGTACGGTATAAATCCCGCAGATTAGCTGGAATGTGGCTGCGTAGACGGAATGTGCGGTATAAATCCCGTAGATTAGTTGGAATGTGGCTGCGTGGGCGGAATGTACGGTATAAATCCCGCAGATTAGCTGGATCGTAGCTGCGCGGGCGAAATGTACAGTATAAATCCCGTAGATTAGCTGGATCGTGGCTGCGCGGGTGAAATGTACGGTATAAATCCTGCAGATTAGCTGGATCGTGGCTGTGCGGGCGGAATGTACGGTATAAATCCCGTAGATAGGCTGGAATGTGGCTGCGTGGACGGAATGTGCGGTATAAATCCCGTAGATAGGTAGGATTGTGGCTGCGTGGGCGGAATGTACGGTATAAATCCCGCAGATTAGCTGGAATGTGGCTGCGTGGGTGAAATGTACGGTAAAAATCCCGCAGATTAGCTGGATCGTGGCTGCGTGGGTGAAATGTACGGTAAAAATCCCGTAGATTAGCTGGAATGTGGCTGCGCGGGCGAAATGTACGGTAAAAATCCCGCAGATTAGCTGGATCGTGGCTGCGCGGACGGAATGTGCGGTATAAATCCCGTAGATAGGTAGGATTGTGGCTGCGTGGGCGGAATGTACGGTATAAATCCCTTAGATAGGCTGAATTGTGGCTGCGTGGGCGAAATGTACAGTAAAAATCCCGTAGATTGGGTGGAAAGTGGCAGTGTCGGCGGAATGTGAGGCATAAATCCCGCAGATTAGCTGGATCGTGGCTGCGCGGGTGAAATGTACGGTATAAATCCCGTAGATAGGCAAGAATGTGGCTGCGTGGGCGGAATGTGCGGTATAAATCCCGCAGATTAGCTGGAATGTGGCTGCGTGGGCGGAATGTACGGTAAAAATCCCGCAGATAGGCAGGAATGTGGCTACGTGGGCGGAATGTGCGGTATAAATCCCGCAGATTAGCTGGAATGTGGCTGCGTGGGCGGAATGTGCGGTATAAATCCCGTAGATTGGCTGGAATGTGGCAGTGTCGGCGAAATGAGAGGCATATTCGCCCTACTAAAGGGCGCTGGGTGCAGGTCTGTTTCTATTTTTATAATATAAAAATTTCCGCCCCGCGCATCGCAGAATTGTCCAGCGCACGTTTGCCACTCCCCTGAACAATTCTGTGATGCCCATTCCCTTTTCCTATCATGCTCATATCCTAAAGCAAAAACATGATATGGAGATGACCCTATGCCCTCGCCCAGTAAGGTCCGCATCAGACATGCCGTTACTATAGACGTACTGATTCCCGCGATTGAAAAAGATTTACAGACCCTTCCCCATGTGATTGACGCTGTTAGAAAGCATGTTAAGCATCCCATCGGCCGGATATTAATTGTTGCTCCCAAAAAGAAACGGATGATTGAGTTCTGTCGCACAAAAGGCTGTACCTTTATTGATGAGAATACGGTGCTGCCGATTACGAAAAAAGACATTCATTACCGCTCACGCACCTGGGAACGTTCCGGCTGGCTATTCCAACAGCTGCTGAAGCTGAATGGCGACAAGCTCTGCACGGCGGATTATTTTCTGGTTATTGATGCCGATACCGTTCTGATCACCCCCCACCGTTTTCGGGCGGACGGCAAGACACTCTTTTACAGCCGGAACTGGAGCCAACCACAGTATTTTGTAACCTATAGGAAACTCATGGGCCGCAAGGTGACCGCAAAATCGTCATTTGTGACCCATTATATGCTGTTTGAACGCAGTCAATTGACTCAAATGAAAAGAGAGATAGAAGCAAAACACCAAATGCCTTGGTATCGAGCTATTTTACACAGTATGAACCGTTCCAAGCAATTTGCCTTTTCTGAATTCGAAACCTATGCCAATTACCTGTATTCGAAGAATCGCGAGGGAATGAAGATTCAAAAAGCGCGTAATAAAGGTCTCCATATGAATGCAGGACAGCTATCCAAGCAGAGAGTGAATCAGCTGGCTGAGAAGTATAGATCATTGTCTTTTCATAAACGAAAGGGGTATGTGAGAACACCGGGGGCTAAATCCAGCGCAGGGGGGCGATAGGGTTGCAGATCGTACTCCTTTCAGGGGGATCGGGGAAGCGGTTATGGCCGCTATCAAATGAGATCAGGTCTAAAGCTTTTTTAAGGCTGCTTCCAACAGAAGCTGGCGGTGTGGAGTCGATGATCGAGCGGGTATGCAGAGGGCTGGAAGAAGTAGGCTTGTTGGATTCAAGCTGCATTGTGACTCATCGCAGTCAGGTGGAGATTACTCGCAAATCCGTTGGTGCTCAAGTCCCTTTATTAGCGGAGCCGCAGAAACGGGGGACTTTTACTGCAGTAGCTCTGGCGGCAAGTTATCTGCATTCTGTGAAGGGTATGGACTCAAAAGAGATCGTAGTGGTCATTCCGG
It contains:
- a CDS encoding DUF6953 family protein translates to MEITAQEVAEWMVKEIRFTGTLHQTAAIEYVKENFGEQFVFVNENGNASLSKEVKKAFRKLHGGRIAWDRDGFLWAWT
- a CDS encoding mannose-1-phosphate guanylyltransferase → MNKYATILAGGGGTRFWPLSRQEIPKQLLNISGNDIMLNDTIERFKGIIPQENTVIVTNRTQAVLLESIMHSSVLKANILIEPVARNTAASILFAALSIEKSHGNSLMVVLPSDHYITDEEQFRLTLDEACTVAMESDKIVTIGIKPTFPSTGYGYIAFDKTPIATSPVAVYDVDEFVEKPNFQNAQSYLASGNYLWNSGIFIWQTSVIIDNFKRYLPRLYKTMLPISDCLGTDQEEEVINAIYPTLQNISIDYGILERSDEVVVLSGQFGWNDIGSWDALGSIFPPDDAGNIIKANHVGIDTHNSIIYGNGRLITTIGVDGFIIADTGDALLICPKDKAQSVKDIVELLKEQGMTEYI
- a CDS encoding glycosyl transferase, which encodes METSTTVQSKPGYMRRITDDTGIFQHTKFGVPDRSKGYTTDDNARALIAAVLMYENSRDAVALDLIHTYISFIYHSQTADGNFRNFMDYNRSFIEDKGSEDCQGRTLWALGFALSHAASLPDNLMNTCRYLINQALPHLEALGSPRAGAYAIIGLSYLTEAPGPLGYAFPYPHTENTTEEAAFLPRATIESLIENIAVRLHNQYTRYKGHGWNWFEDSITYGNSMLPWALLRAYLISGNKNLRETAKESLDFLASTTFSSKGYYKPIGSHGWLLRDGLAAPYDEQPIEACEMLLACREAAVVLEDPAYLTQAELCYNWYLGHNSLGIPLIDPQTGACYDGIHAAGLNLNQGSESIISFTIARLVMHHE
- a CDS encoding glycosyltransferase family 4 protein, whose protein sequence is MKNTVRNHNIVFLGTSLPRECGIATFTQDLLDELIHLPGFNPPRIIAINNNETYAYDQQVIRQIDQHNYADYIDTADFLNNSDTDLLVIQHEFGIYGGESGEYLLPFVERLNIPYVVVFHTVLTKPSPKQHQIIRCLAERSVQVVTMAESTLTDLSTIYEIPVSKITFIHHGVPQVSTASRTSLKAQYGYPDRKILSTFGFLSPGKGIEYSIEAMRGVVKRHPEALYIVWGKTHPVVKLESGEVYRQKLTDLVEMFDLQDNVQFVDKLLTQEEVIESLVMSDIYVTPYLGKDQAVSGTLAYGVGYGRVIVSTPYRYAQEMLAEGRGLLADFHDSASLEACILRLLNSPALVQTMEDRTLKLGLTMRWNEIAKIYAALFHSHIQSSASADRSVI
- a CDS encoding helix-turn-helix domain-containing protein; this translates as MPVIRSKLSEVMERHDPKLSIRKLAKEINYHFDSVRRMYKNEMVQYPRDLLLKLCVYFNVQPGELIAMDAEDNDWVIDRSNDYEEDGDDKEPGTDSHL
- a CDS encoding DUF1861 family protein is translated as MTRNPAQTATCKQLLDTYHAGRGTTTVNKLTFTGVGHRDVYNITAPFMYNGEEVLMGRVEERDSEFSQVFFFTCHDGVWRPRAHTHTYNLQDPCWTRIRGELIVGGVEVITAADDPHRIISWVTQFYRGYHIDSLTHFSSGPGTMKDIRLIELDNGSVGVFTRPQGERGGRGQIGFTVIPSLDELNEQTFIDAEVLQDQFVPEEWGGANEAHLLRGGKVGVLGHIACFDSAGNKHYYAMAFSLNPETYKATPVKIIAVRSDFPAGPGKRKELEDVIFSGGLKRLGGGRAVLSVGVSDAEAYQIEIADPFDEYES
- a CDS encoding 50S ribosomal protein L25, which translates into the protein MNKFIQFNTRKTDTKSNINQARKQGRIPAVLYGIGKETLTLEVNEKELLDILKKNPRAILQGKVSEDLEVPVVVQNIQKDTLSGKILHIDFQHVNMKKSMDSKVTIHFAGEAVGIKAGGTLQVEIYEVEVRCMPEDLPTSMEVDISGLDIGDQLLVSDLIFKDGIEVLTEPSTVMIQIKTVHEEEEEEAVVTPA
- a CDS encoding UvrD-helicase domain-containing protein — encoded protein: MNKLLFHTIPLGATGERIPQAAVASAQTSQELVKREDEDSAYFRRLEEGGILLNRPQISAVRHHKGPLLTLAGAGSGKTSVLICRTGYLLSVRGVSPSQLLLLTFSSKAAAEMRERIALLPGVGPADVARLQARTFHSFFLFFLRRQGLQQEIFSETRRQHILLKQIMRELGLPKDAYPPETLLSLLSSCKMNMGTVEGLPEGTTAEKEMKSILEIYEQWKLDNFKIDFDDVLLIAYRMLKERPTLLQELQMRYLYVMVDEFQDTNALQYELVKMIAHPQHNLMVVGDDDQTIYSFNGARSEFILEFEKLYPGARVITLDINYRSGPAIVGLGNGIIRHNTRRRSKTLQAAKGSGSQPRYMRPQTADEEAEQMVEHILNEVSSGKREYSDFAMLYRASSSNRAVLELLLLRDIPYIDYGEGQLLYEHWLISPVVDHMRLSVNRRNFAAMENILPTLYMNREKGMNHIRQMEARQPKQGPLIHLLSMPGMEDFKGTKLRERLDLIRNMRELTPVQAIRQIRTQFYDYFIEANERHQATLHRETLKEMLDELESSAERFDSIPAFLDFIDNVTERNEHNRQPSTKEQGNRIALMTIHKSKGLEFPVVFLIGASEGILPHSSALEGDRLKDRKLAAANSGSSSLAALEEERRLAYVAVTRAREELFISSPARHRGKKAEVSRFMLSAFRSAVSSTATTTVSRTVTTRPLPTSRTTATRTHVVPVWNCTSNTCPGWTRMKAGGAEDHLTSKPCPLCSSPMAKDQREVPV
- a CDS encoding DUF6492 family protein; this encodes MPSPSKVRIRHAVTIDVLIPAIEKDLQTLPHVIDAVRKHVKHPIGRILIVAPKKKRMIEFCRTKGCTFIDENTVLPITKKDIHYRSRTWERSGWLFQQLLKLNGDKLCTADYFLVIDADTVLITPHRFRADGKTLFYSRNWSQPQYFVTYRKLMGRKVTAKSSFVTHYMLFERSQLTQMKREIEAKHQMPWYRAILHSMNRSKQFAFSEFETYANYLYSKNREGMKIQKARNKGLHMNAGQLSKQRVNQLAEKYRSLSFHKRKGYVRTPGAKSSAGGR